The nucleotide sequence CTTGGAAACTAACAAATGGGAAAACTGACAAACAGGGAAAATAGCAAACTGGAAACTTGACAAATTTTGGAAGCTGACAAATCAGGAAAACAGAAAACTAGGGTACAGACAAGTTAAGAAACTTTAAACTGACAAAATGGGGAAATGGACAAATACGAAATTTGACAAACAAGGAAATTGACAAACATGGGAAACTGACAAACTAGGAAACTGGgaaacaaaaagaagaaagaatCAAGGAATcacaagtaaaaaatacgtacacatcattattgtaaattgataccattttataaagacTATTTCTCctcattttttagaaaaatgaaaattatggtgtgttttttcagaaaaaaaatcagaattgcCAGAAGTTACCCCATCCATGCTCAATAAACTCCGGCATCTCACAATGGTATCCTTGGCAACCAAATCTAAAGtaggtatttattatttaactattgTCTCATATGACTTGATCtatgttttttattgcttttgtcaTATGAATTCATCTGTTAACTGATAATGATTTTTAGGAGaagatattagtttttatttgaaaatatgagATGATGCTTTAATTACTTATGGTATATTGAAAACTGGAATTAatttaaagtgaaacaaatattGAGGGTAGATTCTGTTagttgaaaaaacacacacttctTTTGATGGACAATTAACATAAAAGGTTTATTAATCAATTCAGTGAAAGCAATAGATGTAATACCTTTATAAAGTATATGCTTCCAGATTTTAGATTCATGGTCATGTATTTGTGTAATGCacttgatttatatatttcagtgtatacCATATAGAGTATTACTGGAAGAGCTTGATATTCCCAACCTGAGAACACTGGAGGTGAGTACGGACAAATAACTAATGtgaaaaaacaccaacaacagcagcaaaaacaacaaaaatgtttaaattattttgcataaaaaatctaaatatattcTATATTCCAATTAAATGGAAGTGAATATTTTCGTATAACATTGAATTGTGTGTACTAATGAAGCAGCCTATTTATATAAGGATCTACATTTTGAATTGTGTTTCAAGAagattttagatatttttcacTGGCCAAAATCAGATAAATATTGATGTCAGTGTACACAAGTGATGCATGTTGCTGCACGTCCTGAGTTCTAGTCTCATTGATTTTCATGAAGGCATGTTATTCTTAAAGATATGAATCAGCGAAAGGCTTTGTTTCCAAATTAATCTCCAGTATGCAAAAAACTATGCCTGTTTGTGTTCAGAACCCATTGCTTTGAAATATAGGCGGCCAAGAGATGCCTTCAAACTGATTACAGAATTAATCactgtttatatgttttcaCATACTTAATCTATGAATGTAAAATTTAGTTTTGTACTcaacttcaaatttaaatataaaatattatgttaaaatctgatgtcaaattttccaaaaaaataattctttaaatctaaaatataccCCACAATTTTAACACCCACACAAATAGCCCTCACTTTTCATCTAGGATCTTATAATTGAGGTGATATACGCAGACATCATTCGTGGAAAACTGGACCAGAAGAATCAGCAACTAGAAGTGGACTATGCCATCGGCCGGGACATTCGCCCTGAGGCTGTTCCCGAGATCATAGCTGTATTACAGGACTGGTAATGTTGCCGGTTTTGGTTAATAATAGAAAGTTACACTTCTTTCTCATACTTATTTCAACTGAAAGCCCCAATCAAAGCCTTTTACCCACACTTTTTGCAGTTGCACTTTAAAAAACTAGTGTTAATTCAAGGGCAGACGAGAGATCACAGTATTCATAACTGATGTTGACTTCTGTTATTGTTGATGTTTGGTCTGAAGTATTTATGAGAGAAGCATCAAGCACCTTAAGAAATCATATACGTTGTATCCAATCAGTAATCATCTCCTTGAACCTgggtattttgtttataaacttcTTAAATATCTTCACAGGTGTTTGGGGTGTGAAGCGGTCCTACAGGGAATCGAAACACAGATGTTGACTTCTGTTATTGTTGATGTTTGGTCTGAAGTATTTATGAGAGAAGCATCAAGCACCTTAAGAAATCATATACGTTGTATCCAATCAGTAATCATCTCCTTGAACCTgggtattttgtttataaacttcTTAAATATCTTCACAGGTGTTTGGGGTGTGAAGCGGTCCTACAGGGAATCGAAACACAGATCACAAAGGCAAACACAAATAAGGAGAATGTTTTACGCCAGAAACAGAGGATGGAAACAGAGGTACTAGCTGTTAGGTTTTCATCCAATTAGTCTTAACATTAGGTGCAATctgaataaaatgatttatttgaagaaaaattgtcaaggtattgtcataacCCATTTTCAGTGGTCCCGTCAGGGTGCAAACACTTCAATTTGGCCATAACCTAAAGACgaaatttaataaatgtgttgtcATACATTTGTAGGTGATAGATACAATACATTTGTAAGTGATAgatacacacatgtacatggcCCATATCTCATAATAATTGACTTGTGCCCCTTGTTCTTCTGGTGAAAAGCTGATGGGCAATGTGGTTCACTCTGCGACGCTCTTGTTTAAAATCCCGAGGCCATCTTGGCTGTAAATGAATCAGAATTATAGGCCCAAAGGAAAGTTTGAAGGCCATTCAGTTTGTATTGAACTGTACCAATAAAGTACAAACACATTAAAGATGTAGCAAGGGAAGGCCAGGATAGATTCCACCAGTCTCATGCCCTATGAAGCAAGTGAATTTCTGTAGGCCGAAAATAGATTCCACCAGTCTCATGCCCTATGAAGCAAGTGAATTTCTATAGGCCGAAAATAGATTCCACCAGTCTCATGCCCTATGAAGCAAGTGAATTTCTGTAGGCCGAAAATAGATTCCACCAGTCTCATGCCCTATGAAGCAAGTGAATTTCTGTAGGCTGAAAATAGATGCCACCAGTCTCATGCCCTATGTAGCAAGTGAATTTCTGTAGGCCGAAAATAGATTCCACCAGTCTCTACCCTATGTAGCAAGTGAATTTCTGTAGGCCGAAAATAGATTCCACCAGTCTCATGCCCTATGTAGCAAGTGAATTTCTGTAGGCCGAAAATAGTTTCCACCAGTCTCATGCCCTATGTAGCAAGTGAATTTCTGTAGGCCGAAAATAGATGCCACCAGTCTCATCCCCTATGTAGCAAGTGAATTTCTATAGGCCGAAAATAGATTCCACCAGTCTCATGCCCTATGTAGCAAGTGAATTTCTGTAGGCCGAAAATAGATTCCACCAGTCTCATGCCCTATGTAGCAAGTGAATTTCTGTAGGCCGAAAATAGATTCCACCAGTCTCATGCCCTATGTAGCAAGTGAATTTCTGTAGGCCGAAAATAGATTCCACCAGTCTCATGCCCTATGAAGCAAGTGAATTTCTATAGGCCGAAAATAGATTCCACCAGTCTCATGCCCTATGTAGCAAGTGAATTTCTGTAGGCCGAAAATAGATTCCACCAGTCTCATGCCCTATGTAGCAAGTGAATTTATGTAGGCTGAAAATAGATGCCACCAGTCTCATGCCCTATGTAGCAAGTGAATTTCTGTAGGCCGAAAATAGATGCCACCAGTCTCATGCCCTATGTAGCAAGTGAATTTCTGTAGGCCGAAAATAGATGCCACCAGTCTCATGCCCTATGTAGCAAGTGAATTTCTGTAGGCCGAAAATAGATTCCACCAGTCTCATGCCCTATGTAGCAAGTGAATTTCTGTAGGCTGAAAATAGATTCCACCAGTCTCATGCCCTATGTAGCAAGTGAATTTCTGTAGGCCGAAAATAGATGCCATCAGTCTCATGCCCTATGTAGCAAGTGAATTTCTGTAGGCCGAAAATAGATTCCACCAGTCTCATGCCCTATGAAGCAAGTGAATTTCTGTAGGCCGAAAATAGATGCCACCAGTCTCATGCCCTATGAAGCAAGTGAATTTCTGTAGGCCGAAAATAGATTCCACCAGTCTCATGCCCTATGAAGCAAGTGAATTTCTGTAGGCTGAAAATAGATTCCACCAGTCTCATGCCCTATGAAGCAAGTGAATTTCTGTAGGCTGAAAATAGATTCCACCAGTCTCATGCCCTATGAAGCAAGTGAATTTCTGTAGGCTGAAAATAGATGCCACCAGTCTCATGCCCTATGAAGCAAGTGAATTTCTGTAGGCTGAAAATAGATGCCACCAGTCTCATGCCCTATGAAGCAAGTGAATTTCTGTAGGCTGAAAATAGATTCCACCAGTCTCATGCCCTATGAAGCAAGTGAATTTCTGTAGGCCGAAAATAGATTCCACCAGTCTCATCCCCTATGTAGCAAGTGAATTTATGTTGGCCGAAAATAGATTCCACCAGTCTCATGCCCTATGAAGCAAGTGAATTTCTGTAGGCTGAAAATAGATGCCACCAGTCTCATGCCCTATGAAGCAAGTGAATTTCTGTAGGCTGAAAATAGATTCCACCAGTCTCATGCCCTATGAAGCAAGTGAATTTCTGTAGGCCGAAAATAGATTCCACCAGTCTCATGCCCTATGTAGCAAGTGAATTTATGTTGGCCGAAAATAGATTCCACCAGTCTCATGCCCTATGTAGCAAGTGAATTTATGTAGGCCGAAAATAGATGCCACCAGTCTCATGCCCTATGTAGCAAGTGAATTTCTGTAGGCCGAAAATAGATGCCACCAGTCTCATGCCCTATGTAGCAAGTGAATTTCTGTAGGCCGAAAATAGATGCCACCAGTCTCATGCCCTATGTAGCAAGTGAATTTCTGTAGGCCGAAAATAGATTCCACCAGTCTCATGCCCTATGTAGCAAGTGAATTTATGTTGGCCGAAAATAGATGCCACCAGTCTCATCCCCTATGTAGCAAGTGAATTTCTGTAGGCCGAAAATAGATGCCACCAGTCTCATGCCCTATGTAGCAAGTGAATTTCTGTAGGCCGAAAATAGATGCCACCAGTCTCATCCCCTATGTAGCAAGTGAATTTATGTTGGCCGAAAATAGATGCCACCAGTCTCATGCCCTATGTAGCAAGTGAATTTCTGTAGGCCGAAAATAGATGCCACCAGTCTCATCCCCTATGTAGCAAGTGAATTTATGTTGGCCGAAAATAGATTCCACCAGTCTCATGCCCTATGTAGCAAGTGAATTTCTGTAGGCTGAAAATAGATTCCACCAGTCTCATGCCCTATGTAGCAATTGAATTTCTGTAGGCCGAAAATAGATTCCACCAGTCTCATGCCCTATGTAGCAAGTGAATTTATGTTGGCCGAAAATAGATTCCACCAGTCTCATGCCCTATGTAGCAAGTGAATTTCTGTAGGCTGAAAATAGATTCCACCAGTCTCATGCCCTATGTAGCAAGTGAATTTCTGTAGGCCGAAAATAGATTCCACCAGTCTCATGCCCTATGTAGCAAGTGAATTTCTGTAGGCCGAAAATAGATGCCACCAGTCTCATGCCCTATGTAGCAAGTGAATTTCTGTAGGCCGAAAATAGATGCCACCAGTCTCATGCCCTATGTAGCAAGTGAATTTCTGTAGGCTGAAAATAGATGCCACCAGTCTCATCCCCTATGTAGCAATTGAATTTATGTTGGCCGAAAATAGATTCCACCAGTCTCATCCCCTATGTAGCAAGTGAATTTCTGTAGGCCGAAAATAGATTCCACCAGTCTCATGCCTTATGTAGCAAGTGAATTTCTGTAGGCCGAAAATAGATGCCACCAGTCTCATCCCCTATGTAGCAATTGAATTTATGTTGGCCGAAAATAGATTCCACCAGTCTCATGCCCTATGAAGCAAGTGAATTTCTGTAGGCCGAAAATAGATTCCACCAGTCTCATGCCCTATGAAGCAAGTGAATTTCTGTAGGCTGAAAATAGATTCCACCAGTCTCATGCCCTATGAAGCAAGTGAATTTCTGTAGGCCGAAAATAGATGCCACCAGTCTCATGCCCTATGAAGCAAGTGAATTTCTGTAGGCCGAAAATAGATTCCACCAGTCTCATGCCCTATGTAGCAAGTGAATTTCTGTAGGCCGAAAATAGATGCCACCAGTCTCATGCCCTATGTAGCAAGTGAATTTATGTAGGCTGAAAATAGATTCCACCAGCCTTTATTCTTATGCAGCAAGTGAATTTCTATAGGCCAAGTATAGATGTTTGCAGTCTTGGGCGATATATGTGGCGAGGGAAAAGATCCCATTAGCCTTATGAAGCTTAGACTTTCTATAATCAAAGAATAGTTTTCAACAGCCTCGAGCCTTTTGTGGTCAAGGAATTTCTGTTATCTGAGAATAAATTCCACCAGCCTTGAGTCTTATGTTGTGAAGGAATTTCTGTAATCTGAGAATAAATTCCACCAGCCTTGTGCCTAGGGAATTTTATTCTATTCAATTTCTATAATCTGAGAATAAATTCCACCAGCCTTGTGCCTAGGGAATTTTATTCTATTCAATTCCTATAATCTGAGAATAAATTCCATCAGCCTTGAGTCTTATGTGGTGAAGGAATTTTTGGCCTGGGGAATTCTATTCTACAGTAATCAATTTCTAGAATCTGAGAATAGATTCCAACTGCTTTGGGCTTGTGAGGGAATTTCTATAGGccaaaacaaattttacaagCCTTGTGACTTATGTAGGGAGGGAATTCTATTGGACCAGAACAGAATCCTACAGCCTTTGGCCTAATGTAGGAAGAACATTTTGAGAGACTGAAAATATATCCCACTAGCCTTGGGCTTTTTATAGCAAGGGAATTTCTATAGGCTGAAAATAAATTCCACCAGCCTTATGAAGTGACCGAATTTCTGTAGGCCATGAATAAATTCTGCCAGCCTTGGACCTTATGTAGCAAGGGAATTTTTATAGCTGAGAAAAAAATCAACCCCTCTTTGGCCGATTGAGCTGAGCTGAGAATTAATTTTACCAGCCTTCGGCCTTGTGAATCAAGTGAGTTTTTATAGGCAAAGAATAAATTCCACCATGAAGGGAAGGAATTTCTATTGGCCAAGAATAGTTTTTACCAGCCATGTGCCTTAGGTAGAAAGGGTTATTTCTATAGGGCCAAGAATTTATTCCGCCAGCCTTATGTGTTTCAtgctgttatttttattttctactGACTCCCATTCAATATTGGTATCATTTTAACGGGTTTTAATTCAAATGGCTCAAATGCATAAGAAACATAGCGTGTAATGTGTAAACTTACAGATCACAAATATCAAGAAGACCTTGAAGACAACCCACGCAGAGGAAGAGAACATGGTAACGGAGTCTGTATCCATTACAGCTGATAAGCCCGCTAAAAAGACTGCAAAAACTAAAGGGTAGGTGTAGCAGAGGTGTATGTGCTTAGAATATTTTCCTGAGGCcttatgttaaaacataaacatttgtttccCGACTAAGATTTGTTGATGGGCTGGTTTTAGTGATGGCCTGTCTGGAGCTTTTTGTCCGGTTAAAAAAGATGAGGTATAAAAGGAAGTAAAATCTGAATGGCAGGTGACCTTTTTCTAAATGATCCTTTCtcattttatttcaggaaaTTAATGATGCTTCAATCCACTTCATGATACAATATGAATCATGCTCTTTTTTGTCCCATACTCTGCAAGGAATAGTTGTATAagaataattaaatacataacgCAAAAGCAATACAGTGCTatagccaggatttgaaaagggcagagtgctaggtcagaaagggcacttttgatgcgaattgaatgagccttaatggggcacttgcaagggtcagttttcaattcatattgtgtatgtgttgtaactacttttagctgttataattatgtacataagtgtcaaaattatgaaactttattatttttatatttttttctgaaaattgacttgaaaatatgtccaataaatatcaaatatacttCATTATCATCAAAGCGTACAGCAGGGTGTATCGTAATAAAAAGCAGCAAGGTATTGGAAAAGGGCAGTAGGGTGCTCCCCCCTGCTATTTAGGCTAAGCAGGACCTCTGCAATCAATACTTGAAACTCTTTTTTTCTTCCGCAGGTTACGAGGAAGCAGTGGAACCAAGTTGTGGAAGTGAAGATTGTGACAGTTTGGTGACTGGACGTTGGTTTATCTGTGATGATATATATGAAGTTATTCAGGACATGGTACTGGGAAATACTGAGTGAtacctgtccgggattcattaAGGAACTTGGACTCGTGTTTCAAATTAGACAGCCttgaaaaagatatatatttcattaactaaAAGTTTCATTCACAATGTACATTTGAATACCATGAGAGAAATATGAATATTGTTCTCTCAATTGTCTATATTTTGTTCAGTAATTACAATCATTTGAATCAAACTCAAAATcagataaaaatgattttatagcAACACTGAAAAGTTTATCACTTTTTTATACTTGGATGATGATACACAATATACTAGAATTAAGGTAACCCAGTCAGATATgcaaaagacaaaaacaaataaaatattaatttctattttacaCACAGCTTCGTACATGTAAGGAATAATAGGCAATAAGACTTTTCATGATACAATGTAGGGGACTTGATAAATCATAGAAGCGCTTgtacaatatacatgtgtatgaatgtATATTTCACGaatgcttttatttattgttcGTAACTTTCATCCGATGTTCTTTTATATGTGTACTAGGTAATCATTTATTATTGTCTGTATTACTGAAATATTATTTGAGAAACTTATTTGAGTTGGTTGTAATGTACATGTtgcatattatgttatgttaatgAGCAGAAGTATGCCATTGTGTCCTCATAGTGAATGCAATATCATTTCTAGttcaattgtttattaaaatatcaaaaaaagtACTTAACAAGAACCTTAAAGAACATAACATCATCCAATATCTGTATTAAAGATTAAAGACATGTCGTATCCGACCAACAATAACACAAATGTTTCCATTAATTATTGTGTGGTAGGTATTTTTATGCCTGTGCCCCATATAGTTTTGCTgtcatttgaaaagaaatttcTAACTTACAGCTTGAACCAATAGCATATAATCCTACTCCAAGCTTATTGCTAATATGCAAATTTAATGACAAAAGTTCCTAtgatttttcaattgtttattaGAATATCAAAAAAAGTACTTAACAAGAATCTTAAAGAACATAACATCATCCAATATCTGTATTAAAGATTAAAGACATATCGTATCCGACCAACAATAACACAAATGTTTCCATTAATTATTGTGTGGTATTTTTATGCCTGTGCCCCATATAGTTTTGCTgtcatttgaaaagaaattgcTAACTTACAGCTTGAACCAATAGCATATAATCCTACTCCAAGCTTATTGCTAATATGCAAATTTAATGACAAAAGTTCCTATGATTTTAAGTTATtgcagtttgtattttgttgtttcaGCTTCAACTGAAATCActtgaatgaaacattttgaaatatttcgtGGCCAAACATGATTTTGGTTATGAATTTTACATTCACTTAACCTAATAAACCTCATTATAATGTGTCTGATGCCTTAGACtacataaacacatacatgcacCTTTGTTACAATACTAATAAAAGGTCAATAACTGGGATAATAGCCAAATCATCTTATGGTCTGCACAATTCTTATCATCTTATGGTCTGCAAATTTATTATCATCTTATGGTCTGCACATTTATTATCATTGATAGTCtgcatatattatatcattttaaggtCTGCACAGTTCGTATTATGTTATtgtctgcacatttcttttcatCTTCTGGTCTGCTCATTTCTTATCATCTTATGGTCTGCACAAGTCTAATCATCTTATGGTCTGCACAAGTTTAATCATCTTATAGTCTGCACAAGTCTTATCATTTTTGCCTGCACATTTCTAATACTCTGGATTCCTTCACAACGGCGGCGATGAGATTCACTCTCCTTAACAATGAGGTGATCTACCCAAATAAACAATGGTTTTATTCCCATTCTCACTAGGTAGATAAGTTCAAAATCAGTGTTGCATGTAGTTACATTTCAcgattttaaaataagcaattataTTGATTGtatcaatttgaaattaatgaacAGATACACTTTATATTTGAAGTACATAGAAAATGGAAACTAGACTGGTCATTCATATGTTCAGATTAAATTTATTGCAACCAAAACAGTGATAATTGAAAGAATAAAGCTAATTGTGGGCCCCAAGTTCCCGCCGTTCAATCCTTTGCTTGCACCGGATGTAGCACAATAGGTGTCACTGCAGAGGCATAATGTCCCCTTAAAGGACACTGCGTCAAAGGAGGTAAATCCGGAGGCCACTCGGTCCAACATCTGTTTAATGAAAGTTTTGTCCTCGTTGATGTTGTTACGATCGTGACATTTGTTTGAGGGGACGTTGGCAGGGAGGGAATAGTAACAGCCCCTCTGGTCAATGTTCAATGGTAAATCTGAAATAGAAAACGATATAGCTCCGTAAATGGTTGTGTGATGACGATCACAGACGACATTCATATCGGTCTTGTTGGTATTCGTTCTCTTACAAGACTTggtaaaacaatgtattttcaacGTAGCACCGATTTTGAAAGGCGTACATGAAAATGCCTTGATGCACTTAATTGGTCTCGCTTTAATCCGCGGATGCTTCAGGTTACTTAAAACTCTCGCTTTCCGTGAAGCAATGTGATATACCATGTAAACGACGATAGACACGGACTTCTAAACCGCCAAGTGACTTACCAGTGAAATATGCATTTACGACCAGCTCTCCCTTGTAGTGACTACAGCGGGCAACCTGACCCTCGGGCGGGGCACAAGTCATCTCATTCACCTGAAAACGGCATGGTTGATAGTGGCCACGTGAGGTTTGGGACACGGCTTTGCTATAATAGTTTAATGTGACAATAGTTGGTGGAAATAGCGCACGAAACAGTTCCGTGGTTTGCTTAATAGATGTAAGCCAACTCCGGTGTGTTTTGTGCACACAAGAGGATGTGTGTACATACGGGAGCTTATAGAAACAATTACTTCCAACTGTCGGTATATTAACAGGTCCTGTGAAATATTCCATGTCACGTGCACCTGTGCTCAAATCTTTATAATTCGAATCACCTGGGTGGGGGGAAATACGCTTTTCACACTATGATGATAGCAGGCAAAAGACTTGTCAGTCCATCATTAGCCATGTATATGCTTAAATCCAATTTACCACTTGCTTAATTGATGCGATTGTGTAGAATCAAGCTTTAAACACTTATTTACCGAAATCAAGTAAAATGCGGGCATTGGAAATTGTTCATGAATTACTAATAATCAATTTACCCCGGCGGTTGGTCCGTTGATAGGCCGTGTACATTTGTCATCTTGGAAGAGGCCCAGTATAGATTCAAGGATGCTCCGAATGACGCTTGGTATGTTTGCTGGCGTGTTGATGTACGTGCAGGACGGGCACTGCAGACCTGGGGGTGGGGTAATtgtgttgtattattttaacaaacgtaatgaacaatttaaaaacatagagTCATATCACACAGTCAGAGGTGGTCATATTCATTATCACTTTATATAAGCCCAGTCCTAAATATCTGAGAAATAACAATTCATTGAAGAactacaaaacatattttttggtaaaaaaccCTGATTTCAAGATATCAGGAAAACTTGCATTAAATGAACAAGGACTATGAACTACGATATTGCGGAACTTCAAAACCCTTAAAACTTAATAAGTGTGTAAGTGGTAACGGATATCTAAGTCTTTTTGTGAATACACGTACTTGTCCAAGTtaagttacatgtacatgtgatGTGTCACGTTGGTGATTATTGCTTAATCAGgctttgtaaataataaacaagaactacagtcgaaacccgttggttCGATATcgtttggctcgatttcctcgttgtg is from Mya arenaria isolate MELC-2E11 chromosome 9, ASM2691426v1 and encodes:
- the LOC128202872 gene encoding COP9 signalosome complex subunit 7a-like, with protein sequence MTSEKITNPLEQFVLLAKSAKGAGAVELIKQVLEAPGVYVFGELLEMPHIQELSTGDQKGYFNLLNLFAYGTHRDYKEKKSELPEVTPSMLNKLRHLTMVSLATKSKCIPYRVLLEELDIPNLRTLEDLIIEVIYADIIRGKLDQKNQQLEVDYAIGRDIRPEAVPEIIAVLQDWCLGCEAVLQGIETQITKANTNKENVLRQKQRMETEITNIKKTLKTTHAEEENMVTESVSITADKPAKKTAKTKGLRGSSGTKLWK
- the LOC128202873 gene encoding uncharacterized protein LOC128202873 — translated: MMMSYIAVLFILPCVAGLQCPSCTYINTPANIPSVIRSILESILGLFQDDKCTRPINGPTAGVNEMTCAPPEGQVARCSHYKGELVVNAYFTDLPLNIDQRGCYYSLPANVPSNKCHDRNNINEDKTFIKQMLDRVASGFTSFDAVSFKGTLCLCSDTYCATSGASKGLNGGNLGPTISFILSIITVLVAINLI